One region of Ornithinibacter aureus genomic DNA includes:
- the lnt gene encoding apolipoprotein N-acyltransferase, with protein MPTPLRYTARPAAALAAGLCLWLAFPDAHLWFLAPVGVALLGAATLTAGGRRGAALGMLAGLAFFVPTLSWSGIYVGALPWFALATLQALYVAAMSGVVGFAGRRLVDAGHRTLAVAVVPLGWVVQEWARGTTPYGGFPWARLAFSQADSPLAHVARWLGAPGVTLAVATVGAGLLVTASALVERRRDTLLIGLAVSVLPWSAGLLPLPTGGRAVTVGFVQGNVPKAGLDFNAERRAVLDNHVRGTELLASRAPEDLSLVVWPENSSDIDPLRNADAAAQVERARAAVGVPLLIGAVLAEPVGASSNVSLFYTGEGVDPQRYTKLHPVPFAEYMPSRDFFRRFSSAVDLAGNFVAGSEIGVFTVPSSGGEYAALPTICFEVAYDGLMRDSVLAAGEQESLLVVQTNNATFGYTAESEQQFAISRIRAIEHGRSVAHVSTVGVSGFIAPDGSVSGKTGLFTAEQEIGTPVVRDELSPSDRLGPVPEWLSAALLLALVVGSMRSRRSVRVLAPSIRPREDHTVV; from the coding sequence GTGCCCACCCCCCTTCGGTATACCGCGCGCCCGGCAGCCGCCCTCGCCGCCGGACTGTGCCTGTGGCTGGCCTTTCCGGATGCACACCTGTGGTTCCTGGCACCGGTCGGGGTGGCCCTGCTCGGCGCTGCGACCCTGACCGCCGGGGGACGGCGGGGTGCCGCTCTGGGGATGCTCGCCGGTCTGGCCTTCTTCGTGCCCACGCTGTCGTGGTCGGGCATCTACGTCGGGGCACTGCCCTGGTTCGCCCTCGCGACGCTGCAGGCCCTCTACGTGGCCGCGATGTCCGGGGTGGTCGGCTTCGCCGGGCGGCGCCTCGTGGATGCCGGGCACCGGACCCTCGCCGTCGCGGTCGTCCCGCTCGGGTGGGTCGTGCAGGAATGGGCACGAGGCACCACGCCGTACGGCGGCTTCCCGTGGGCCCGTCTGGCGTTCAGCCAGGCGGACAGCCCGCTGGCCCACGTGGCTCGCTGGCTCGGCGCCCCGGGGGTGACCCTCGCGGTCGCGACCGTGGGAGCGGGACTGCTCGTCACGGCATCCGCCCTGGTGGAGCGGCGACGCGACACGCTCCTCATCGGGCTCGCGGTCAGCGTGCTCCCCTGGAGCGCGGGTCTGCTCCCGCTGCCGACGGGCGGCCGCGCCGTCACGGTGGGGTTCGTGCAGGGCAACGTGCCCAAGGCCGGGCTGGACTTCAACGCCGAACGACGCGCGGTGCTCGACAACCACGTCCGCGGTACCGAACTGCTGGCCTCGCGGGCACCGGAGGACCTGAGCCTGGTCGTCTGGCCGGAGAACTCCTCGGACATCGACCCCCTGCGCAACGCCGACGCCGCAGCACAGGTCGAACGGGCCCGCGCCGCCGTGGGGGTGCCCCTGCTGATCGGCGCCGTGCTGGCCGAACCGGTGGGTGCCAGTTCCAACGTGTCGCTGTTCTACACGGGGGAGGGGGTCGATCCGCAGCGGTACACCAAGCTGCATCCCGTCCCGTTCGCCGAGTACATGCCGAGCCGCGACTTCTTCCGCCGGTTCAGCTCGGCCGTCGACCTCGCCGGGAACTTCGTCGCGGGATCCGAGATCGGGGTCTTCACCGTGCCCTCGTCCGGGGGTGAGTACGCCGCGCTGCCGACGATCTGCTTCGAGGTGGCCTATGACGGCCTGATGCGCGACAGCGTCCTGGCCGCGGGGGAGCAGGAGAGCCTGCTCGTCGTCCAGACCAACAACGCGACGTTCGGCTACACCGCGGAGTCCGAGCAGCAGTTCGCGATCTCCCGCATCCGCGCGATCGAGCACGGTCGGTCGGTGGCCCACGTGTCCACCGTGGGGGTGTCGGGGTTCATCGCCCCCGACGGTTCGGTGTCGGGAAAGACCGGGCTCTTCACGGCCGAGCAGGAGATCGGGACACCGGTGGTGCGCGACGAGCTCTCACCCTCGGACCGGCTGGGGCCGGTGCCGGAGTGGCTGTCTGCGGCCCTGCTGCTCGCGCTCGTCGTGGGGAGCATGCGCAGCCGCCGGAGCGTTAGGGTTCTTGCACCGTCGATCCGACCCCGCGAGGACCACACCGTTGTCTGA